The following are encoded together in the Lathyrus oleraceus cultivar Zhongwan6 chromosome 3, CAAS_Psat_ZW6_1.0, whole genome shotgun sequence genome:
- the LOC127128088 gene encoding lysine histidine transporter 1, with product MENEKPIASSQPEKVSFSEAEIDKRTAEQKAIDDWLPITSSRNAKWWYAAFHNVTAMVGAGVLSLPSAMANLGWGPGVVILMLSWLITLYTLWQMVEMHEMVPGKRFDRYHELGQEAFGEKLGLWIVVPQQLICEVGVDIVYMVTGGKSLQKIHDLVCKKNCKSMKTTYFIMIFASVHFVLAHLPNFNSIAGISLAAAIMSLSYSTIAWVASLKKGVQQDVAYGYKATTSPGTVFNFFSALGDVAFAYAGHNVVLEIQATLPSTPEKPSKGPMWRGVLLAYIVVAFCYFPVALIGYWMFGNTVADNILISLNKPTWLIVAANMFVVIHVIGSYQLYAMPVFDMIETLMVKKLRFKPTRLLRFLVRNVYVAFTMFVGITFPFFGALLGFFGGFAFAPTTYFLPCIMWLAIYKPKKFSLSWFTNWICIILGLLLMILSPIGALRQIILNAKSYGFYT from the exons ATGGAAAATGAAAAACCAATTGCTTCCTCACAACCCGAAAAGGTTTCTTTCTCAGAAGCTGAG ATAGATAAAAGAACAGCTGAGCAAAAAGCTATTGATGATTGGCTTCCCATAACTTCTTCAAGGAACGCTAAATGGTGGTACGCTGCTTTTCACAATGTCACTGCTATGGTTGGAGCTGGTGTCTTGAGCCTTCCATCTGCCATGGCAAATCTTGGATG GGGACCAGGTGTGGTGATTCTGATGTTATCATGGTTAATAACTCTATACACTCTATGGCAAATGGTTGAGATGCATGAAATGGTCCCTGGTAAAAGGTTTGACAGATACCATGAATTAGGACAAGAAGCATTTGGAGAAAAGCTTGGCCTTTGGATTGTGGTGCCACAACAGTTGATATGTGAAGTTGGTGTGGACATTGTTTACATGGTCACAGGAGGAAAGTCACTGCAAAAGATTCATGATCTGGTGTGTAAAAAAAATTGCAAATCAATGAAAACCACTTACTTCATCATGATATTCGCATCGGTTCATTTCGTTCTTGCCCATCTTCCGAATTTCAACTCCATTGCCGGTATCTCCTTGGCTGCAGCGATCATGTCTTTAAGTTACTCAACAATTGCATGGGTGGCTTCACTGAAAAAGGGAGTTCAACAAGATGTGGCATATGGCTACAAAGCCACTACTTCTCCCGGAACAGTTTTCAATTTCTTTAGTGCTTTAGGTGATGTTGCATTTGCGTATGCCGGACACAATGTGGTATTGGAGATTCAAGCAACACTCCCTTCCACGCCTGAGAAACCGTCTAAGGGTCCAATGTGGAGAGGAGTTTTATTAGCTTATATTGTTGTAGCTTTCTGCTATTTCCCGGTCGCTCTTATTGGTTATTGGATGTTTGGCAACACCGTTGCTGATAATATTCTTATTTCTCTTAATAAACCAACTTGGCTTATCGTCGCAGCTAACATGTTTGTTGTCATCCATGTTATAGGAAGCTATCAg TTGTATGCAATGCCGGTTTTTGACATGATTGAAACCCTAATGGTCAAAAAACTGCGTTTCAAGCCAACCCGACTTCTAAGATTTCTCGTTCGCAATGTTTATGTTG CATTCACAATGTTTGTTGGCATTACCTTTCCCTTCTTTGGTGCTCTTCTCGGATTTTTTGGAGGATTTGCATTTGCTCCAACAACATACTTT CTTCCCTGCATTATGTGGCTTGCTATTTACAAACCAAAGAAGTTTAGCTTGTCCTGGTTCACCAACTGG ATCTGCATTATACTTGGTCTCCTTTTGATGATTCTGTCGCCAATAGGTGCATTAAGACAAATCATACTCAATGCAAAGTCCTATGGTTTCTACACTTGA
- the LOC127131604 gene encoding uncharacterized protein LOC127131604 — MTSKAFKLKGLSEQVCNDFIRDTGIRLQERLAREAEERERMEDKEKARQEELHRIREAEAKVVVDVAATEDEAKAKVDTEEATHITEEVVAKANADELIQGEHSNSGFVPLVLKTLEELQKEQQVVRARLDQQDSINVNIQKMLSQLLQRMPPPSNP; from the coding sequence atgacctctaAAGCCTTCAAGttgaaaggcctctctgaacaagtctgtaacgacttcatcagagacaCTGGGATTAGACTTCAAGAGcgcctagccagagaagctgaggagcggGAAAGGATGGAAGATAAAGAGAAAGCGCGCCAAGAAGAACTTCATAGAATTAGAGAAGCTGAAGCAaaggttgttgttgatgttgctgcTACTGAGGATGAGGCAAAAGCTAAAGTCGACACTGAAGAAGCAACTCACATTACTGAAGAAGTTGTTGCCAAAGCCAACGCTGATGAACTGATTCAGGGGGAGCACTCCAACTCCGGGTTCGTCCCTCTGGTCTTGAAGACTCTAGAGGAACTGCAGAAAGAACAACAGGTAGTTCGGGCCAGGCTGGATCAACAGGACTCAAtcaatgtcaacattcagaaAATGTTGTCCCAactgctccaaaggatgcctccgcctTCAAACCCTTAG